The Pempheris klunzingeri isolate RE-2024b chromosome 15, fPemKlu1.hap1, whole genome shotgun sequence genome contains the following window.
caggaggagtgTGTGCTTTCACTGCAGTGCTGTGATTGATATGCCATTCGCAGGTTTGAGCCTACTGATAACGTAAGCTAGGTGAAAGGCTCAGAactttcttcatttcttttgaaGTTTgcagttgcaaaaaaaaaaccagagtATATATTTTGGCTCATCACTGTCAGCTATGACCTCtgctcagtttctctctctctctccaccttcacctTACAGCCAGTAGACTGGGACGAAACCCTagtctctctgcaggttgacAGAGCAGTAGGAGAGCCAGAGTGGGCTAAGCCAGGCACCAAGGCAGGGATGGCCATGTTTGAGTCCTTCATCGACGTACGCCTCAAACAGTTTGACACCAAACGCAACGACCCAAACGCTGCCGCCCTCAGCCAGCTCTCCCCCTGGATCCGCTTCGGTTAGTAGTTCCTTGAAAAATATGGTCTTAGACCCGGTCATAGTACAACAACTCAGGGTGTCTGAAACTCACATTAACCACAAAAGGCCTTAAAAGGTATTTAAATAGTAAATTCTGGAATATTGAATGCTATAAGCATTGTCTAAAActaactaagtacatttaatCTTAAGTAAAAAAACGTCAGAGCTGATTTTGAAAACCTCCGTCATCCTGTTGTTGTTTAGCTgcataaagaataaaacatattcGGACCAATTGCAGATGTGCcgtatgtatgtttttatttataaggTCTTGTTATCTAGGTTTTTCACCACCCTTGAGTTCAAACAGCCATGACACCAGAGTGGGCTGGCTTGAAAAAGTTCCTCACACCAGCTCATCATCAATCTCCTCACTGTTCATCTGTCTCTTTTGTTATCCATTTCAAccgtctcctcttcctcttcctctccgcaGGCCACCTGTCAGCCCAGCGTGTGGCGCTGCAGGTTCAGAGCAGTGGGAAGAAATCAGGTCTGCCTGTCGCCTCCTACATCGAGGAGCTGGTGGTGCGGAGGGAGCTGACGGACAACTTCTGCTTCTACAACAAGAAATACGACAGCGTGGAGGGTCAGTCGAGATCTCATTAAATTGCACCCTGTTGTGAGAAGTGTCCCATTCAGATGAGTTCCATTTAAatgttgtactgtgtgtgtgtgtgtggtactcAGGTGCGTATGAGTGGGCTCAGAAGACCTTGAAGGATCACGCCAAAGACAAGAGGCCATATCTCTACACCCGTGAGCAGCTGGAGAAGGCAAAGACACACGACAAACTGTGGAACGGCGCTCAGGTACAACGTTTAGTCTAAAACACAAGAggtctctctgtccttcttAGTGAGGACTTTTACACACTGAGCTTTGTTCCTTACTGCTGTTCTGTGTCTCCATTAGTACCAGATGGTCACTGAGGGGAAGATGCATGGTTTCCTGAGGATGTACTGGGCCAAAAAGATTCTGGAGTGGACTTCTTCCCCAGAGGAGGCGCTCTCTATTGCTCTGTACCTAAACGATAAATATGAGCTGGATGGCCAGGACCCTAATGGCTTTGTTGGTGAGCGCATAGATTCCTATTTGTGCAAGCATGCCACTGATTTACTGGATGACTTGTCTCACATATGCTTGCCTCTCCCACTCCCTCCTGTAGGCTGCATGTGGTCTATCTGCGGGGTTCATGACCAGGGTTGGGCAGAAAGACCGGTTTTCGGAAAGATCCGCTACATGAACTACAAAGGCTGTCTTCGGAAGTTTGACGTTGCCCAGTTTGAGAGAAAATACTGTCCCAAAAACCTTTAAAGCATAAAATGCCTGACAGCTTTATCTCCTCTACCTCAGGGAGCATTTGTGCACCGTGACTTCTTTTAGTggattttcttccttttctttgttcttctgCTTTGGTCCAAAACATGCAGTATATTATGGCTCGGGTTCTTTCTTCTACTGAACATTCAGACATGTTGTTAAATGTTAGGACTGTAAGCTGTTTACTCCGCAGTAACTTTGAGATTATGATCTGTAGTGCCttttatagatttttctttttacttttggtttttttgatgatgttttgtgtttagtgttttgtttttttttaagaaaaaaagccCCTTTTCATaccaaactgtaaaaaaaaagttgaaaccATTCTCTGTTCACTTATTCAGTTTTAAGTGTAATTTATCTGTAAGACCACAAATGATCCTTCTAACAGACGTGTTTGTTCTCAAAAGCGAACATCCATCCAACGCTTTGAGCTGAATTCATTCCAATTTAATTTGGATTGAACAGCCAAGTATTAAAGTCCTGTTATCTACAAACTACTGTGACGATGAAAATCATGTCAGcacacagatgctgctgtttatttaaaaactcATGGCAGCATTAACTGTTAATGAATGCATGACAAAAAGTATGTTGATCCAAAATGGGACACAGAAAAGATGCTGAGGACCACATGCTCGTACTGGGTTACATCATAGTTTCAATTGCAGTTTTATTGAGCACTGATGTAAtaaagcacagaaacaaaaaccaCTTCTACCCAACCTAATTAACTGCAGCCGCTGTAGTGGATAAAAACAATCCCTTTAGGTAACAACGCACTTAAAACCGTTTCCCATCTTACAGTACGGGAGCTCGTCTATGCTATCGGCTATTGTGTTAGTTCATTTCTGTGGAACGAGATATACGTCTCCCAAGATTGTGCTCTCTTCTGCAAATTAGCTGAACCCAGTGGGTGTGGTTATGGGGAATCAGCCTTTAAAATAGTTCCTACACTGGCTTTCTGCCTTCACATGCTGGTGTAGATGAAGAGTAAATCGGTTAAGACAGGTGGATGAAAAGCAGCAGGACCTGTGAGTCATATGAAGGACAGGAACTATTCACATTATTTTCCTCAAGGATATGATTTAACTCCAAACCTTTGCTGACATGCATCTTACTCTACGTGCTCGCCAAACCAGGCCAACAACAAAATCCTGCTTATATTAAAGAACGGTGTGGATGTATGAGTTGACAAGGATGTCTGTATGTAGACGGCACAGCTGTAAACAGCTGGTTTTATGCAGTGCTGAAACAATGGGCCCACTGGAACACCAATATTTCACTGTAACTCTGACTGAAAGAGGATGTTGCTGGTGGTAAtcctcaggtttttttttttttttgcaggggGCCACCATGCTCTCCTTCTCCATTTAACGGATCATAGAAGAGTGACAGAAAACTACTTGAATTCACAGCTTTGTAGGAATTCTGTCACAGTTCACAGCTCTTTTCACACCGAGCTTTAAGCTGCTGGCGTGATTATTGGAGCTGGTATTTGGTTTCTGCTAGAAAAATGTGCAGCTGACTTTTTTTAGGGATTCACAAAGTTATAAAAATACAGTGAGATGACACACCTAAAATGACCTCCGCTGTGCAATTTCACCAATCACATGGCGAGTGCAGCCTGGAGCTACGTCTTATTTAAAGGCTGGCTATAAACTCTGCTTCTGAACTTTGTGTCATGCTCCCACTATCACTGCAGTGTCCTGTTGGTACCTGAGGTGAATGTCAAATAACATTACAGCGCCAGTTGTTTTAAACCACTTAGTCTTTTTACCCAGGTCAAgccacagcagtgctttgagcacaaatttcatggcaattccTCTAAAAGCTGTAGAAATATGTCAGTCTGACCAAAGTGGTTGACCGACTGACTTTGCCATGTTGCTAGCCCTCCTTTCATACcaaactgtaaacaaacagacatgTTTGGTTACCATTTACTCAAAAGCATCCATCAACGCACAATGACttctttcaaattaaatttagaTTTCAATATGAATTTTAAGATCAGTGATTTGATTAAATCAGCATATAGAAACTTCAGGGTGAACTGTCAACAAAAGGGACAAAAGTAATTCCATTAGAAAATCATCTCCTTTAATccaaaataagaaacaaaaaggCAAATATGTACACTATTACATGCTCATTTTTGCAGGGACTGGGTTACATCACAGTTGCAAATGTGGTTTTACCGAGCACTGATGTAATTAAGCAGAGCTACAAAAAGCAGTTCAGCCCAACCTAATTAACTGCAGCCTCAGTAAAAACAGTCCCTCCAGGTAACAACGCACGTTACGATATGGAAGCTCCTCTGCGCTCTGGGCTCTTTTGCTGTGTTACTTCATTTCAGGGGAAAGAGACGTGTGCGTCCCAAGATTGTGCTCTCCTGTGCTAATTAGCCGAAACCAGTTGGAGTGGTTATAGGGGATAAGAATATCACAGCTATAATAACCACACatgtgaacctcatggtggcgaTACAGTAAAAGTCATGGGGTCAACAAAGTCGTTAGTATTCACCCTCTGGGGAGCACGAACGTCTGTCAGTGGCTTCATCTAATAGTTGAAAAGCGTTCGTCTCGAGCGACAGACTGactcaaaaaaacacaaaaagatgagatattggactctgctgctgcatttcaGCACAAGGGCATCAGACTTCTGTACATAAGGAGAATGCAATCACAGCTGAACTCTTGGGATTTACCTGTCTTGTGTGAAATAACTGGCAGATAAATTGAGTGGAGAGCTAATCTCACCCACTAAAACTGGtagaaggagaaaatgaaaacagtgaagCGGTGCCAGCGTTCAATCAATGTGCCGTTGATATCCCTTTTCCGTTTTATCTATCAATATTCACAGCTTCAGAATTACCTTTTGCTCACACTGACATTTGCTGTAGTGTTGTAAGTACATTTCTCTGCAAGAACAGGAGCTTACTGCGCCAGGTACCCGGCTGAATAAAGTTGCGACACAACCTTGACACTCCAACACTGGTCTGTAGCAAGCAATTTAcagcagggaggcagagaaaatgGAGCTTTGTACATTATCAATCACTGGTCATGTTTCTTTATGAGAAAATACATTCCTCACATAGCCATAGCTGCCCCATCTATGGTCACGCATTTGTATTCAGACTTTTCTACCATTTTTTCATTCCTCTCACCTGCTTCATGAGTCCAGGGTCACAGTAAACAGAGTAGCGTGTAAACAAAATATGGCCAAAAGTATTGTAgcatgtattgtattgtgtgtgtatcaccACATCTGAATGTCTGAAAACATTGTATGAATACATTTGAATGTTtcaatgtgtgaaaaatatctGAACAGATACAGATTTGATTTTTGAATGTGTAAGAAGATCTTTAGCTGTGGATGATGTGTGGGTGCATGAGGAAGAGTTGCACGTCTCTCAGAAGTCAGCGATGTGTGTGAATCCCAAGTTTACTACAACGAATCAAATCAAACCAGGCTTATCTCTCTGGTGAGTATGATGCTGTTTACTATGCCAATACATTTGATCGCCTGGTTGTTCATGCAGCCTGCAGTCTGCCTTAAATAGGATCTTTAATCAATCAGATCAAATAAACTCATGATGAAGAGACTAACAATAACCGAACTAACTGCTGTCCCTTGCCATCAGATAGCCCTTTCCAGTTGAgactgttatatcgctctcctcaaagccaccagactccattgacaaaaacactcatcCGACCTCACAGAACGTGGGACTTGTTAGTCCACTCAGTTAGTTCAGATCCTGTTAAccttttcacacattcacacatttgaatgtattaatgcaaaatgttttcacacattcagataTAGTGATATACAGCTGCAAGGAGGAGGTGATCGCTTGCACTACGCGCTGGGCGAATGATTAGCACACACTGTGTTGAGTTTTCCAATTAACCTTGTGTAGCCTGCACGCCTTTGGGCTGCAAGAcgacacccacacaaacactgagagaaCATACAGTTCTCACAGAAAGTTATTGAAGCAGCAACACTAAACTGTGTAATACAAATACAACGCTCACCATTGTGAGTTGGCCATCACTTGGCATCTAGAAGGCTTTAGTATACCTGGGTCTCCATTTATAAGGCACCGCCATCCAAGCCGCTGGCAACACATCCATCGATCCATCCGTCAAATAGTTGAGTTCAAGTGGTGGACCAGCTGACATTGCTATCCctgaagcaaataaataaataaatactgattCATCCAGTTTATGAAAtgatttgatgtattttttgtgtctaCAGTCTACAGGTTGAAGTCTAAACCACAGGGCTCTGGCCTCACATCAGGTCAAGGACATATCAGTcgcctccctcttttctctcagctgCTAGTCTTGTTAAAATGACCCTGGAGCTCAGGTCGGACCATCAGCGTCAGTCCCCATATCCCCACAATACACTTAAACTCATCTTATCATGAAACACTTCACATCATCCTCTCCGCAGTGGATCTCCCCCGTCCGTATCCCTCTTGTCTTTGATATGCCTTTGTGCTTCTACATCACCACTTGTCTCCAATTATCATTTTGGTGTCATAACGATATTGTAAGAGCGCTTTAGCTCTCTAGTTTCCATCCCCTATCATCTGCTAGTTTAATACAGGTGATATGtaagtttttcatttcattaactgAGAGTATTGGGATTCTAAATCAAAACTGTAACCCCCTTCTTTCATTATGTTGTGAGTCGAAACATGTCAGGATGATGCAGATGACTAATTTAGACAAATTTCCATGCAGGTTGAGTTTAAACAGATGAAAAGCAGCGACGCGAAGCCAAAAACTTTGCAATTCATCCCTCCTACAGACTTTTTATTGTTTCCAGTTCTGGGATTTTATGGTTTTCAGCATGTACAATTTTCCAGACTTCTACTCATTCCTGTGAGCCGCAGTCTAAATGAAATGCATCATATTTCTCATTTGGGTTGATTTGTGCTTTATTTTCACAGCGCCCACATTCTGCTCACATAATTCTTTAAAgttaaatgtctgtctgtgtgtctgctgcagatCGGCATATCAGAGTGCCACGGGTGGTAATAAAAAGCACGCTGCTGAATGAACGCCATTACTTGGGTGATACTGTGGTGTGGCCTTTTGAAACGAGTCTATTTGCGGAGCCGGTGGGTAAACAGCAAACTCTGTTATGATGATGGAAGTTGTGGGTGGATTGCTGTTCATTAGTGTTGGTGTGGCACACTGATAACACTGAGTCATTACAAAGTGATTTGTCAGTATCCATCAGTCAGCTCATCTTtgtctcctgtcctcctccggCTTCATACTGTTCATAATTTAAGTTTTTCCGTATTATTGGCCTGGTGACATCATCTTTCCCCTTAGCCTTTAGTACTCGTAATTATCATCTTCATTTGTACAAATTagttttcctcctgctctgcgTGTCACCCTATGTTGAGATGAGACGGCCTGGTTGAAAGGTTCATGTGGCTCTTGGCAGAACTTATTAGTCATAAATAAATTGTATTGTTCAGGCAGCTCTTTAACCATGATGTTTACACACAAGACATTCCTGTCCCCGAGCTAgttgtgtatgtatatatatatatatgtatatatatatacatatatatatacagaacaTGAAAACGAGCGCAGTGACTCATTATactcatttttttcttaattaaactGGTAATAAGAACAATAACTCTGCTGGCACCAGCAGTGATGTTCAAAAGCGGGTCATGGAGTCACAGTGAGAAAAGCATACACACTTCTAATGGCAGAGGAAACAGCAACACATCCCTAGTCCATAATAATAGTCCTAATGGTGCTATATACAGGTACTGTGTTCAATATGATTTGCAAAAGCATTTAATACAAtacatgaaacaacaacacTTCAATGTTTGAAAGTGATAATGTATATTTTGTTAATTAACCTTTCAACAAAATGAAGAACTACTACTGCTACACTGTTAATAATTGCACGACACACTAATCCAAGAGGTATGTGTGGAAACATGGCAGTTTGAATATGAAATCATCACGCCTTTCAGAATAGAACTAATCAGCTTCACTGAGTCTAAATACCTCTAAATACAACGGACAAGCCACCTTGGTTATTGCCCTGCTTCACTCAATTGGCTTTTCTTTCGCAGACAAATGTTCTCGCTTTTAAAGAGGAGCCATTGTGCCGTCTTGCATTTGTATTGGCACTCAGAGCTGAACAGCAGTAAATAGGAGAGTCTGGAAATGCTATGCCTCACATTATACTATATGTATATAACAAATACATTCACCGAGTCCACAAAGAGAAATGATTTACTTTTGAGACAGTTGATGGGTTACATTCCCCATGCATAAAAATGCTGTTGTGtcattattatgataatttcattgtacatcCGAAAATTGTTGCTCCATCTCATCATCTTTTCACTTAATTCAGTACTTTGTCCTGTCGTTTCTCTCTTTAAATGGAGATATTTCTCCTACAGCATGCAAGTAATGCTTAATTTTTTTAAGTGCACCTCTCGAGGCTCGTCATGTAGCCTCGGGTCATGTGGTTCTGTCCAGTCGGGGGTCACAGTCATCTCTTTCTGACACTTAAAGGGTTATATCCTCCTATTTGAGGACAGGACGTACCCACTGGAAGGTCAATAGGCTACTTATATGCAGGGAGGGGTGACAAATCAAAGGAAAAACCAACATGTAAAGTCTTAGTTACAGTATTAGGCCATCACAAGgctccagaacagcttcagtcTCTGAGCGCTACTGAAGGGATGATCGTTCTTCCAAGAGATAGTCCTCTTTGGTGGTGGTCAGTCCAAAATCTCAAAGGTTTACGTTTCACACCCTTTTCAGGCTCACCAGTCATTTCCAATCAATTCTTCTACGATGTATTCGGACGTCCGTTATGAGCTATTCGGCATGTTCTCGCTCAAAGTGCTGCGTTGTGTCATCTGTAAGCTGGAGCGTTTTGGCCAGCTTTTAGAATGACAGGTGACGTGACTGAACATTTCTCTGAACCTGGTGGACATGAGGTTGTAGAGGATGGGATTGATGGCCGAGCTCAGGTAGAAGCACACGCCGGAGATGATGTGGACGTGCTCGAAGACCTGGAGGTGCTGCTCGTGCGAGATGTCAATGTAGCTCCACGTCAGGCGCTCCATGTGGAAGGGAGCCCAGCAAAGGCCGAACACAACCACCAGCACGCCTGGATGGGACAGGTGAACAGTTAGATCGACAACAGGCAaatggaagcacacacacaaactggatATGGTAGTCCAGCACTACCATGGGTGCACATTTTGAGAATTATCACGTCAATCCCACCACAAGCACGCGACAGACGGCCAGACAAAGATGAGATAGGTGACACCTACACAGCATTTTGGTGACTTGCAGGTTGCGTCTGTTCAGCTGCTGCCGGTGGGAGCTGGAGAGATTTTCGGGTCCAAAACTACACCTGGTGTTCACCACAGTCGTAGCCCTCTCCCTGTGCAGCCGCAAGCCAATCAGCAGGTAGAGAATGCTAATTATCAGCATGGGGAGCATGAAGAAGACCACCGTGGAAATCAGGATGATGAGGTTGTAAATCCAGGTGGGCTGGACCACACCTGGATGGAGATGTAGAAAGCGGGGTAGAGTGGATTTGTCAGTGTTCCCAGGTGAACCATGAGTATTACAGCCTCGTGTCTGTCGGACTACGCTCCAGtctgaaatatctcaccaaCTGTTCAGTGGATTGTTgtaacattttgtacagacatttgtGGTCCCCAGAGGTGAATCCTACTTTGTTAACCATCTAGCAGGGAATCGTATCGGCAGGCTATTCAATGGATTACCATGACATTTGGTCCAGATATTCATGGTGCCCAggggatgaatcctaatgatcCAAAGGTTAGAATTTGATCTTATCCAGTGAAATAGCTCCACATTCATATTTGATGTAATAATATAACATTCATTACAGATATTCCCAAAACAATGTACCCTAATGAGTTTTCCTCAGTAAACGCCCATGAACAAAAGCGTTCATTCAAGAAGTTACATCGCTgatgcttgaaatgtttgagtttgaagCAAAGTAactcctctcttccttcatcTGTTCTTGAATCCACCGTAGCTATACCCAGCATGCCGTTTGGCAGTTAAACAATTAGTGGGGTCCCCTCTGAATACGCTACACAAAGAACTTCAGCCGGTAGTGATGTGTTACTAATAAATAAGTCCTGTAGATCCCAAGAGCTTGCAATTGATGCTGTGAGCTCAAAAATCAaaggacacacatacatacatacatacatttcatttaagTTAGATGTCTTGACAGTTATGGGATGGAGTGATAAGAGATTTTGTACAGATAATCACATCCTTGATCTCACGCCATCATCAAGCCAAAATTTTGCTTCGTCTAATACTTCACTTAGGACGTCATACCTGTAAGACTAATGACATTATTATTAACGTcaactgtactttgtgtttagtgtaatTAGGCAACATGCTCAACTAGGATggtaaacatgataaatattaTATCTTCTTAACatcagcgtgttagcatgctgactagacttcagcctcacagagccactagcatggctgtagactcgtacaaatagcaaaaataaaagttCTGTACGTACGGCAGATGGCAGACTGGGGAAACTGTCGTCCAAACCTTGGAGGCAGCACTTCAGTCCCATGCACACTGGTGTTTGGCACAGCACACAGCATGGAAATCCCCCACAGCGTGAAGATGACCCTCTTGACGTGAGCACGTGTGGTCATGTGTCTGACTTTCAGGGGGTGCACCACTGCCATGTAGCGCTCCATGCTGAGCGCTGTGACGTTGAGGATGGAGGCGAAGCAGACCGTCTCAAACAGGAAGGTTTTGAAGTAGCAGCCTC
Protein-coding sequences here:
- the cpdp gene encoding CPD photolyase, with protein sequence MSDKKRKATSAAKQPVGKQQKLSPMKKKEEKKEERAGGWLQDLMKQERTENKEMKFNKKRLRFISDTEKIKQGSEGVLYWMLRDHRVQDNWALIHAQRLALKENLPLHVCFCLVVPKSELSTLRHYSFVLKGLEEVAKECKSLDIQFHLLHGSAAELLPGFVSDRSLGAVVTDFSPLREPLQWLEGIKKSLPEDIPLIQVDAHNVVPCWVASPKQEYAARTIRGKITKVLPEFLTNFPLVEKHPYTATRTAKPVDWDETLVSLQVDRAVGEPEWAKPGTKAGMAMFESFIDVRLKQFDTKRNDPNAAALSQLSPWIRFGHLSAQRVALQVQSSGKKSGLPVASYIEELVVRRELTDNFCFYNKKYDSVEGAYEWAQKTLKDHAKDKRPYLYTREQLEKAKTHDKLWNGAQYQMVTEGKMHGFLRMYWAKKILEWTSSPEEALSIALYLNDKYELDGQDPNGFVGCMWSICGVHDQGWAERPVFGKIRYMNYKGCLRKFDVAQFERKYCPKNL
- the LOC139214088 gene encoding neuromedin-U receptor 1-like: MPKLNCSFAALFAADTSVFSDVGCPEAAVACGMNISWLLANGTARDLEDVCLTEEEYLDRELGPRRSPVFLPVCVTYLTIFLVGVLGNSLTCAVILRYKVMQTPTNYYLLSLAVSDLLVLLLGMPLELYDMWQNYPFLLGEGGCYFKTFLFETVCFASILNVTALSMERYMAVVHPLKVRHMTTRAHVKRVIFTLWGISMLCAVPNTSVHGTEVLPPRFGRQFPQSAICRVVQPTWIYNLIILISTVVFFMLPMLIISILYLLIGLRLHRERATTVVNTRCSFGPENLSSSHRQQLNRRNLQVTKMLCVLVVVFGLCWAPFHMERLTWSYIDISHEQHLQVFEHVHIISGVCFYLSSAINPILYNLMSTRFREMFSHVTCHSKSWPKRSSLQMTQRSTLSENMPNSS